One Alnus glutinosa chromosome 3, dhAlnGlut1.1, whole genome shotgun sequence genomic region harbors:
- the LOC133864511 gene encoding uncharacterized protein LOC133864511, with protein MLLLSPASTNSLPSLRSNSFNFRHGRARWHAPLKLLGMAKESSDSGNGITEKAAIAGGLVSTPVIGWSLYTLKTTGCGLPPGPGGSIGAIEGVSYLVVVGIVAWSLYTKTKTGSGLPNGPFGLLGAVEGLSYLTLLAIVVVFGLQYFEQGYIPGPLPAEQCFG; from the coding sequence ATGTTGCTATTGTCACCAGCATCAACTAACTCCTTACCGTCACTACGGAGTAACTCTTTCAATTTCAGACATGGAAGAGCGAGATGGCATGCACCACTCAAACTCTTGGGCATGGCAAAAGAGAGCAGCGATAGCGGCAACGGCATTACAGAGAAAGCTGCAATAGCTGGTGGCTTGGTCTCAACCCCAGTGATAGGCTGGTCCCTCTACACGCTCAAGACAACAGGATGCGGCCTCCCACCGGGGCCAGGGGGCTCGATAGGCGCAATAGAGGGCGTCAGCTACCTAGTTGTTGTGGGAATTGTAGCTTGGTCCTTGTACACCAAAACCAAAACGGGTTCGGGTCTGCCTAACGGTCCTTTCGGGTTGTTAGGAGCTGTTGAAGGTCTATCGTACTTAACTTTGCTTGCCATTGTCGTTGTGTTCGGGTTGCAGTATTTTGAGCAGGGTTATATTCCCGGCCCTCTCCCAGCTGAACAGTGCTTTGgctga
- the LOC133862570 gene encoding acidic leucine-rich nuclear phosphoprotein 32-related protein: MRYRVSYLMDEIWERAVETALDGQTDHASARTLTLDGAVKCVQGRLPPPSLLERFQNLQHLSIANIGVSSLEQFPRLRNLQKLILSDNRIAGGLEFLVEAGLDSLRDLDLSNNRIQYIEDLAPLAQLKLVSLDLYECPVTRVKDYRSRVFGLIKSLKYLDKTDAEENERPESDDEEDEEEEEEDDPGSGEIDGEDRPYGMNNGHSEGPEGVVDVDEDEDEESNADEEETETARIVNGPNHQSNGFRVERVEGVNGDEDLDADDDEDNESGEEIDEEEGEDDDVVEVHEIEDSDDEEDGVDYDEEDEDDEEDDEDEEEEVDNDEGDLAEPESTGQLASTEGEIDGHEQGEDVGDEEDNGETGEEEQGVEEEVEFEDEEEGEEEEEDCGAGYLVQPVAQAEEDDDGGSDIEPVNEEDDAEEEEEVEDDDEVQVLPPPSSSHLKRKRDEDADAGKDDNGEDDDEENDGDYSKSSKKHH, from the exons ATGAGATATAGGGTTTCGTATTTGATGGACGAGATCTGGGAGCGAGCCGTGGAGACAGCGCTAGACGGTCAAACGGACCACGCCTCGGCTCGAACGCTAACCCTAGACGGCGCCGTAAAGTGCGTGCAAGGCCGGCTACCCCCTCCGAGCCTTCTAGAGAGGTTCCAGAACCTTCAGCACCTCTCTATCGCTAACATCGGCGTCTCGTCGCTCGAGCAGTTCCCTCGACTCCGGAACCTCCAGAAGCTCATCCTCTCCGACAATAGGATCGCCGGCGGCCTCGAGTTCCTAGTCGAGGCGGGCCTCGACTCGCTCCGAGACCTCGACCTCTCCAACAATAGGATTCAGTACATCGAGGATCTCGCCCCGCTCGCCCAACTTAAGCTCGTCTCGCTGGATCTCTACGAGTGCCCAGTGACTCGCGTCAAGGACTATCGATCTAGGGTTTTTGGATTGATCAAATCGTTGAAGTATTTGGATAAGACGGACGCGGAGGAGAATGAGCGGCCGGAGTCCGATGACGAGGAggatgaggaagaggaagaggaggatGATCCCGGGAGTGGCGAAATTGATGGTGAGGATCGGCCGTATGGGATGAACAACGGGCACAGCGAGGGGCCTGAAGGAGTTGTTGATGTCGACGAGGATGAGGACGAGGAGAGCAATGCCGATGAGGAGGAGACCGAAACGGCTAGGATAGTGAACGGGCCAAATCATCAGTCCAACGGGTTTCGGGTTGAGCGTGTGGAGGGAGTGAATGGTGATGAGGATTTAGACgctgatgatgatgaagacAATGAATCGGGGGAGGAAATTGATGAGGAAGAGGGTGAAGATGATGATGTGGTTGAGGTGCACGAGATTGAGgacagtgatgatgaggaagatGGGGTTGATTATGATGAGGAGGACGAGGACGACGAAGAGGATGACGAGGATGAAGAAGAGGAAGTGGACAATGACGAGGGGGATCTTGCAGAGCCGGAGAGTACAGGGCAATTGGCGAGCACGGAGGGGGAGATTGATGGACACGAGCAGGGTGAGGATGTTGGAGATGAGGAGGATAACGGTGAGACTGGGGAGGAAGAGCAGGGTGTTGAAGAAGAGGTAGAGTTTGAGGACGAAGAAGAGGGTGAGGAAGAG GAAGAAGACTGTGGTGCAGGCTACTTAGTTCAGCCAGTGGCACAggctgaagaagatgatgatggaGGTAGTGACATCGAACCagtaaatgaagaagatgatgctgaagaggaggaagaagttGAAGATGATGACGAGGTTCAAGTGCTGCCCCCACCCTCTTCTTCACACCTTAAGAGGAAAAGGGATGAGGACGCCGACGCCGGCAAGGATGACAATGGTGAGGATGATGACGAGGAAAATGACGGTGACTACAGCAAGTCATCTAAGAAGCACCATTAG
- the LOC133864239 gene encoding plant-specific TFIIB-related protein 1 — protein MKCPYCSLAQGRCATTSSGRSITECASCGHVIEERQSQPHHLFHLRAQDNPLCLVTPDLPPVEAHHDEEDPFEPTGFITAFSTWSLEPSPLFLRSCLSFSGHLAELERTLETSSSSSSSSSSSSTVVVDNLRAYMQIIDVASILGLDHEISDHAFQLFRDCCSATCLRNRSVEALATAALVQAIREAQEPRTLQEISIAANVPQKEIGKYIKILGEALQLSQPINSNSISVHMPRFCTLLQLNKSAQELATHIGEVVINKCFCTRRNPISISAAAIYLACQLEDKRKTQAEICKVTGLTEVTLRKVYKELLENWDDLLPCNYTPAVPPERAFPTTVIASGRASAPKVDLVEVTPSSDRDKQSEIKGNKTVECPDMGHPARAKEEAESRGNSHSASNPVLSRPPTFWQPQAPFVNSGPRTVADKNQNLSRGTDINELHSNHQDLERKVDQDTNHATTNSLKPNQLVSLPTSSGSSVSRQFWPPSMSVPPPNVRFVQPPSVVSGYAEHQGAGSLNGTRNANQCGDT, from the exons ATGAAGTGTCCGTACTGCTCCTTGGCGCAGGGGCGGTGCGCCACCACCAGCTCCGGCCGCTCCATAACGGAGTGCGCGTCGTGCGGGCACGTTATTGAGGAGCGGCAGTCCCAGCCCCACCACCTCTTCCACCTCCGCGCACAAGACAACCCTCTCTGCCTCGTCACCCCCGACCTGCCCCCCGTCGAGGCGCACCACGACGAAGAGGACCCATTCGAGCCCACAGGCTTCATCACCGCCTTCTCCACCTGGTCCCTCGAGCCCAGCCCTCTCTTCCTCCGCTCATGCCTCTCCTTCTCCGGCCACCTCGCCGAGCTCGAGCGCACTCTCGaaacttcttcttcatcatcgtcatcttcctcttcatctTCCACGGTCGTCGTCGACAATCTGAGGGCGTACATGCAAATCATCGACGTGGCCTCCATTCTGGGCCTGGACCACGAGATATCCGACCACGCGTTCCAGTTGTTTAGGGATTGTTGCTCCGCCACTTGTTTGAGGAATCGGAGCGTGGAGGCGCTCGCCACTGCCGCTCTTGTCCAGGCCATTAGGGAGGCCCAAGAGCCCAGGACCCTCCAG GAAATTTCAATTGCAGCTAATGTACCCCAGAAGGAGATTGGGAAGTACATCAAGATACTTGGAGAAGCTCTACAACTAAGCCAGCCCATTAATAGCAATTCCATATCGGTCCATATGCCAAGGTTTTGCACACTTCTCCAACTCAACAAATCTGCCCAG GAGCTTGCAACTCACATTGGAGAAGTTGTTATCAACAAATGCTTCTGCACTCGGAGGAATCCTATTAGCATCTCTGCAGCTGCTATTTATTTGGCTTGCCAATTAGAAGACAAACGCAAAACCCAGGCAGAGATTTGTAAGGTGACAGGCCTCACTGAGGTCACTCTCCGTAAAGTGTACAAGGAGCTGTTAGAGAATTGGGATGATTTGCTCCCATGTAATTACACCCCAGCTGTTCCTCCAGAGAGAGCATTTCCCACAACTGTGATTGCTTCAGGCCGTGCTTCAGCGCCTAAAGTTGATTTAGTTGAAGTGACCCCTTCATCGGACAGAGACAAGCAATCAGAAATTAAAGGTAACAAAACAGTTGAGTGTCCAGACATGGGCCATCCGGCCCGAGCTAAAGAGGAAGCTGAAAGTAGGGGTAACTCTCATAGTGCCTCTAACCCTGTGTTGAGCCGACCACCCACATTCTGGCAACCCCAGGCTCCATTTGTGAATTCTGGTCCCAGGACAGTGGCGGACAAGAATCAGAATCTCTCTCGAGGAACAGACATCAATGAACTGCACTCTAACCATCAAGACTTGGAGCGGAAGGTAGATCAGGATACAAATCATGCAACTACTAATTCCCTAAAGCCTAACCAGCTTGTGAGTCTCCCAACTTCTAGTGGAAGTTCAGTTTCCAGGCAGTTTTGGCCCCCATCTATGTCCGTGCCTCCTCCAAACGTTCGATTTGTTCAGCCACCAAGTGTAGTTTCTGGTTATGCTGAACATCAAGGAGCTGGGAGCCTAAATGGAACTAGAAATGCCAATCAGTGTGGAGATACCTAG
- the LOC133862247 gene encoding uncharacterized protein LOC133862247 translates to MKDDDALPTTTANTKKESSDSSLFGKGRYKFWALAAILLLAFWSMFTGTVTLRWSAGNLNRLSADFDIPIHDDLDVLEMEEREKVVRHMWDVYTNSRRIRLPRFWEEAFEAAYEDLTSDVPGVREAAVTEIAKMSVRSVDLDPPPVQSTTARELSKSLKQAETGREVVTWTGGHR, encoded by the exons ATGAAGGACGACGATGCCCTTCCAACGACGACAGCTAACACCAAGAAAGAAAGCTCGGATTCGAGTCTATTTGGTAAAGGCCGGTACAAGTTCTGGGCATTGGCGGCCATTTTGTTGCTGGCATTTTGGTCCATGTTCACCGGAACTGTCACGCTCCGTTGGTCCGCCGGTAACCTCAACCGCCTCTCCGCCGACTTCGATATCCCCATCCACGACGATCTCGACGTCCTC GAAATGGAGGAGAGGGAGAAGGTGGTGAGGCACATGTGGGACGTTTACACCAACAGCCGTCGGATCAGATTACCGAGGTTCTGGGAGGAGGCCTTCGAGGCTGCCTACGAGGATTTGACCAGCGACGTCCCTGGGGTCAGAGAGGCCGCCGTTACTGAGATCGCTAAGATGTCCGTGCGCTCTGTTGATCTCGATCCTCCTCCCGTCCAATCAACG ACTGCACGAGAATTGAGTAAGAGTTTGAAGCAAGCTGAAACAGGCAGGGAAGTAGTGACCTGGACAGGTGGTCACCGATGA